Proteins encoded in a region of the Mucilaginibacter sabulilitoris genome:
- a CDS encoding YdeI/OmpD-associated family protein — MKNFDPKVDEYIATSADFAKPVLEHWRQLIHDNCPDVVEAIKWGFPHFDYKGDFMCVIASYKNHCSFTFLKAELMNDARLKDSKTLKPIQRFLGKVTKLSDLPPDEEFIGMLKEAMVLNEKGIKVMAPKSDKPKVLEMPDYFSEKLAGNAKAKAVFESKSDSFRKDYIIWISDAKTDATRQKRMEEAIEWIAEGKGRFWKYEK; from the coding sequence ATGAAAAACTTTGATCCAAAGGTTGATGAGTACATAGCCACATCTGCAGATTTTGCAAAACCTGTTTTAGAACACTGGCGACAGCTTATTCATGACAATTGCCCGGATGTCGTAGAAGCGATCAAATGGGGTTTCCCGCATTTTGACTATAAAGGAGATTTTATGTGTGTGATAGCTTCCTATAAAAACCATTGCTCTTTTACTTTTTTAAAAGCGGAGTTAATGAATGATGCCCGGTTGAAAGATAGTAAGACGTTGAAACCCATTCAACGTTTTCTAGGTAAAGTTACAAAGTTGTCTGATCTGCCACCTGATGAGGAGTTTATCGGGATGCTGAAGGAAGCCATGGTTTTGAATGAAAAGGGAATAAAAGTAATGGCGCCGAAATCTGATAAGCCCAAAGTGCTTGAAATGCCGGACTATTTTTCGGAAAAACTGGCCGGTAATGCAAAAGCTAAAGCCGTTTTTGAAAGCAAATCTGACTCTTTTCGCAAAGATTATATTATTTGGATAAGTGATGCCAAAACTGACGCGACGCGGCAAAAAAGAATGGAAGAAGCAATAGAATGGATAGCCGAGGGTAAAGGCAGATTCTGGAAATATGAAAAATAG